The nucleotide sequence AACCAAGCGTCATGGAGAGAATATACATGAATGAAACCGGAAGATACCTTATGATATTGTACGGATCATACTGCCAGTTCAATTTATTGAGTTCAAACAAGGCTTGAAGGCCCATCACCAGCCCCACCATGACCACAATCCGCAAATGACTGTATTTGTCCCGTGGCGAAGTCCCTTTCTTATAATAAACGTCAGCCACTCCCCAAAAAAAGATGGTCAATAACGCCGATGTGTACCAGGATAAAATCATCAACTTCTCCCCTTTTTCGTCAGAATAGTTTCTTTAGTTGCCAGTATGTCTTAGCGGTATTAACCACATCCGCCGTGCACAGGTCATTATAACATTTTCTGAAAAACATGGGTAGTAAAAGTTTAAATCGCTTGCCTTAACCTTCCGCTTCACTCTGACAAATATGTCACTGGTCACGGGCTGCGAAAAAAGGCCACCTTTCCCCATCCGGAGAAAGGTGGCCTTTTTTGACCATATAGGCCAAAGATTCTTCTTTAAGCCGCCACCAGTTTATCTCTGCCGGTTTTTATTCCGTATTGGAATGCTACAACAACGCCAATCATCGCAAGCCCGATTAGATCGGTCAGTAGATCCGGATGAATTAACAAGAGCCCGCCACCCACCGCCAAGATCCGCTGCCAGGTTGAAAGTTTGTCCCGCATAAAACCTTCCAGGCCGCCGGCCAGGGCAAACATACCGGCCAGCGAAGTGATGGTGAACTGAACAATCTGGTACAACGAGGCATTAATCAGTAACATGGCGGGATTTAGGACGACCATATAGGGAACAATGAAGGCGGCAATGGCCAGTCGTGTCGCAATCACGCCGGTGCGCAACGGATTCCCGCCCGAGATCGCCGCCCCGGCATAGGCCGCCAAGGCCACCGGCGGTGTAATATCAGCCACCACCCCAAAGTAAAACACAAAGAAGTGGGCGGCCAGCACCGGTGTCTCCGGGATTAGCTTTAAGATAATTGGGGCAGTGATCGTTGCCATGATCACGTAGTTGGCCGTTGTCGGCACACCCATCCCCAAGATTAAGCACGCAATCATCGTTAAGAAGAGGGCGATGATGTCAATTCCCCCCGAGAGAAAGAGCAAGCCTTCCGCCAGTTTGAGCCCGATCCCGGTCAGCGAAACCACACCGACGATGATCCCGGCAATCGAACAGGCCGCCGCCACCGCAACCGTATTTTTCGCCCCGTTCTCCAAGGCGGTAATGAACGTTTTGGGCGTCATACGCGTCTCCCGGCGGAACGAACTGACAATAACCGCTGCGAGAATGGCCAGACAAGCCGCCCGCGACGGCGTATAGCCGATCGACATCATCACCACCAACACCACAATGGGCAGGAACAAATAACCTTTGGTAAGAAACAACCGGAAAAAGCCGGGGATGGCTTCCCGCGGTAGACCTTTGAGACCCGTTTTTTTCGCTTCAAAATGCACCATCAGAAAAATCCCTGCAAAGTATAGGATCGCCGGGAATATCCCCGCCACAGCTATCTTGGAATAGGGCACACCGGTCATCTCCGCCATCAAGAAAGCCGCTGCACCCATGATGGGCGGCATGATCTGTCCCCCGGTCGACGCCGCCGCCTCCACCGCCGCCGCAAAGTCTTTATCATAGCCGGTTTTTTTCATGACCGGAATCGTCACACTACCGGAACCAACGGTGTTGGCCACCGAACTTCCGGAGTACATCCCTTCAAGGGCACTGGAAATGACGGCCACCTTGGCCGGGCCGCCCGTCGCCCATCCGGCCACCGAATTGGCAATGTCAATGAAAAAGCTGCCGATATTGGTCTTTTCCAAAAAAGACGCCAGGATGATAAACAAAACAATAAAGGTTGAACAGACGCCAATGGGGGTTCCAATCACCCCATCAAGGGTATAGAACAGGGTGTAGACGATCCGTCTTAGGGAATAACCGGCAAAAAACGCGTACCCCACAAACGTACTGGCTACCACTAATATCGGTAACCCAACCACCCGGCGGCACACCTCGGCCGTGATCAGAACCCCCACCGCACCAACCAGCGTATCAAAAGGGGTAATCCGGGTCGCTTTCACCGCCAGGTCGGAAAAGTTCACGACGTAATAGAAATAACAGACTGCGCCAATAACTCCCAAGATCAGGTCATACAAGGGGATATAGTTTTCCCGTTTGGCCGATCGTTTTTTCGCCGGGTAAAGCATAAAGGCCATGAAAACTATCAGCCCGACAAAGGACGCCCGCCGGATCTGCTCCGGCCAGACGCTGATGAGATTCATATAGAAAACATACAAGGAAAACGCGGCGAGCATATAACGGACTAATACACGGGGAACACCCGAAAATCGTCTGGTGTTTGATTCCCGGTCATACTCGGCCATCACCGCGT is from Capillibacterium thermochitinicola and encodes:
- a CDS encoding TRAP transporter permease; this translates as MSERKNAPQNLSDLVDPVDQVDVDAVMAEYDRESNTRRFSGVPRVLVRYMLAAFSLYVFYMNLISVWPEQIRRASFVGLIVFMAFMLYPAKKRSAKRENYIPLYDLILGVIGAVCYFYYVVNFSDLAVKATRITPFDTLVGAVGVLITAEVCRRVVGLPILVVASTFVGYAFFAGYSLRRIVYTLFYTLDGVIGTPIGVCSTFIVLFIILASFLEKTNIGSFFIDIANSVAGWATGGPAKVAVISSALEGMYSGSSVANTVGSGSVTIPVMKKTGYDKDFAAAVEAAASTGGQIMPPIMGAAAFLMAEMTGVPYSKIAVAGIFPAILYFAGIFLMVHFEAKKTGLKGLPREAIPGFFRLFLTKGYLFLPIVVLVVMMSIGYTPSRAACLAILAAVIVSSFRRETRMTPKTFITALENGAKNTVAVAAACSIAGIIVGVVSLTGIGLKLAEGLLFLSGGIDIIALFLTMIACLILGMGVPTTANYVIMATITAPIILKLIPETPVLAAHFFVFYFGVVADITPPVALAAYAGAAISGGNPLRTGVIATRLAIAAFIVPYMVVLNPAMLLINASLYQIVQFTITSLAGMFALAGGLEGFMRDKLSTWQRILAVGGGLLLIHPDLLTDLIGLAMIGVVVAFQYGIKTGRDKLVAA